In Bacillus thuringiensis, the DNA window ATTCTGTTCCCGCAAGCTTATAAATTTCCTGTTCCATTTCCTTTAATCTACCTGCAAGTTCTTCTCCCATATTACGAAGACGCTCCGTATCAACTTTTACACCTTTTACTTCCATATCAGCTAATACACGCGCAAGTGGTAATTCTAACTCTGTAAACAGTTCATATTGCTCATTCTTTTGTAACTCTTCTACGAATGTTTGCTTTACATCATATAATACGTGCACTTTACGAGCTACATGCTCCGCTACTACTTCTAGCTCTGGAACAGCACGCTTCGCACCTTTTCCATAAACTTCTTCGTCGGATTTCACAGCATGTGTTTCTTTCATTTTTGCTACAGTACGGAAATCTTTATCCGTATCAGCCGGGTCAAGTAAATAAGCAGCGATTAATAGATCAAAGTCAATCCCTTGCATATCTATCCCGTTCCATTTAAGTGCAACGATTGCGCGCTTCGCATCAAATGTATGCTTTCTCATTTCTCCATCTGCAAGCCACTCTTTAAAGGCGTCTGACTTAAGAGCAATGTCTGTCTGAATAAAGTAACAGCCATTTTCATTTTGAATACCAAAACCTTGAATGTCCGCTCTATGATAGTTATCTTCTTGTACTTCAACGATAAGCGCACTATCTTGCTGAAGCATTTCTTCTGTAACTTCTTCCACAATATCAAATGTAATATCATCTAATTCAGCTGGAGTCGTTTCTTCTGGCGTAACACCTAATTTATTTAAAAGGGATGTAAATCCTAAATTCTCGAACATCGGAATCACATCACTTGCTTCATACCCTTTATACTCCATATCATCCACATGCACTGTAATCGGTGCATCTGTAATAATAGTTGCAAGATCTTTACTCATAAGAGCTTGATCTTTATTTGCTTCTAGCTTTTCTTTTAATTTCTTCCCGCTTACTTGATCTATATTTTCATACACTGCCTCGACCGTTTCAAACTGTGTTAACAATTTAATCGCAGTTTTTTCGCCAACTCCTGGTACACCTGGAATATTATCTGACTGGTCTCCCATTAAACCTTTCATATCGATAATTTGCTTTGGTGATAAGCTGTATTTCTCAAATAAAGCTTCTTTCGTATATTCATCCACTTCTGTAATCCCTTTGCGAGGAATACATACGAGTGTATTCTCTGAAACAAGTTGCAGTAAGTCTTTATCTCCTGAAATAACTTTTACATGAAACCCTTGTTCACTCGCTTCTTTCGCTAACGTCCCCATAATGTCATCCGCTTCATAATTTTCTAATTCATAACGCGGTACGTTGAATGCATCAAGCATCTCACGAATAAACGGGAATTGCTCTGATAATTCAGGTGGAGTCTTTTGACGTCCTCCTTTATACTCACTATACGTTTTATGACGGAATGTCGTTTTACCCGCATCAAACGCTACTAACATATGCGTTGGTTTTTCTTCCTCTAATATTCTCATTAACATCATTGTAAAACCGTAAATTGCGTTCGTATGTATACCTTTGTCGTTATTTAAAAGCGGTAGTGCAAAGAAAGCACGATACGCGATATTATTACCATCTACTAATACGACCTTTTTTTCCAAACCAGAAACCTCCCCATACAAATTTGAAATGATTTTTTTCACAGAAAAAAAACCGTTCCTTTCTTCTCTCTATATTAACATGACTAATAGAGAGAAGAAAAATAACGGCTATTTTCTATCATATATACAAACGTTTACTAACATAAAAGGGAAGTGACGAGAACAGCATAACTATTCTCGTCCAAAATTACTCCTTGGATGAAGGGGTTTTCATGTATTATATTAACAGACCTTTATTAATATTTAATTAAGCCATTGTTAATATATTGTAAACATCCTTCATCCTATTTTTCAGTTGCTGATTTTGGTAAAACAACTGTAAATGTTGTCCCTTCCCCAACTTCACTATCCACTGTAATCGTACCGTGATGTGCCTCAACTAAATGCTTTACAATCGATAATCCAAGGCCTGTACCACCAGTATTTCTACTTCTCGCTTTATCCACTCGGTAAAAGCGTTCAAAAATACGCGGAATTTCATCTTTACTAATACCAATTCCCGTATCCAATACTTTTATATAAGCATTATATTTATCTTCTGCTAATTCTACAGAAACAACGCCTCCAGCCGGCGTATATACGATTGCGTTATTCATTAAATTAATAAAGATTTGCTTCAAACGACTTGGATCTCCAATGACCGAGACTCCTTTTAGCGCATTTACTTGTAAAGAAATTTCTTTTTCTCCTGCTTTGTTATCAAGCACCATATGAATGTCTTCAAGAAGTCCCTTCATATCAACGGTCCCCATACTCAATTTAAATCCTTGTTGCTCAATCTTTGATAAATCTAATAAATCTTCAATTAACCCTTGCATGCGTTCACTTTCTTTTAAAATAATGTGCAAGAAATGTTCGCAGAATTTTTTATTATCCATCGCTCCGTCCAAGAGCGTTTCTGAAAAACCTTTAATAGAAGTAATCGGTGTCTTTAGTTCATGAGAAACATTCGCTAAAAAGTCTTTTCTCATTTGTTCTAATTTCTTTAGCTCAGTAATGTCATGGAATACAAGGACAATCCCTTTCCATTCATGGTTCGTCCCGATAATCGGTGCTCCATATACTTCGAAATGCTTTCGCTCAATTCCAAGCGGCAATAACATTTGTTTACGCACTTTCACTTCTGTCATAAAGATTTCTTCCACAAGCTCTATAATTTCTGTATGATGAAACGACTCATAATATAAACGATCTAAATATTCTTCATCTGTTACGTGGAAAGTCTCCTTATAAGAACGGTTTACAAGGTTTATATAACCGCGGCTATCAATTAAAATCATTCCGCTTCCCATATTTTCAATTAACGTATGCAGACGATCTTGTTGCATTTCTTGCTCAAGTGTCATCTCTTGTAAATTACGGGCTAAAATATTAATCGCTTTACTCAGCATTCCCGTCTCATCTGAATGACTTTCATAAGCGCGCGCTTTATAATTTCCCTTCGCTAATTCGATAGCCACTTTCGTAACGGATTCAATCGGCCTAATGTATTGCCCTGTAATTTTCATACCTAAAAATACGACTACGAGACAAGCGATAACAAATCCGATAATTAATAATCCCCACGTTTTTTGATGAACAGATTTCAAAGGCTCAATTGTACTTTTCACCAAAATGTACCCTTGTTTCCCTGCCACATCTTGAACGAACACCGCATGGTAAAATTCATTATTCTGATCTGTTTCTTTCGTAATGACTTTATTTCTTTGTTTCGTTGTTTCAGAAGTAAGTTCTTTAATTATCCCTTGGCTAAATGCAGACTGTTCTCCGCCGCTATATTGAACTTTCTTTTTTTCATCTACAAATACAATAGAAGCCTGTATTTTTTCTTCTAACTTTTCAAATACATATGGATTTTTTAAAACATCATCAAAACCCTGTTCTTCTGCTAATACCGCAACATACTCTGTCTCTTTTACCATTCTCTCTTTGGCATGATCTATATAGTAGTTTTCAAACACGGTTTCCAGTAATAAACCTAGTCCAACTAAAATAAAAACAATAAGAGAAACAAATGTAAAAAGAAGCCTGGAACGAAATTTATTCATCCCCTTTTGGCTCCTCTAATTTATATCCTAAACCACGTATCGTTTTAATGTACGTCGGTTTTTTCGTATTTTGTTCAATTTTATCGCGCAAATGGCTAATATGAACGTCAACAATTCGTGTATCACCAGCAAAATCATAGTTCCATACAGCACTTAATAATTGATCACGTGTCAACACGCGACTTTTATTTTTCGCAAGATAAACAAGTAGTTCAAATTCTTTTGGTGTTAATTCAAGCTTTCTTCCTTGGAAATAAGCCTCATAAAATTCCGGCAAAATTTTAAGTTCAGCAATTGTGATACTCTCTTCATCTGAAGCTTCTTTAACTTGTTCTTCTTGTTGTAGTTTCGTGCGGCGTAAAATTGCCTTCACACGCGCAACAACTTCCCTTGGGCTAAACGGCTTCGTCATATAATCATCTGCCCCAAGTTCAAGACCTAGCACCTTATCAAATTCATCATCTTTTGCTGTTAACATTAAAATCGGCGTCATAACGCGCTGCAATCGTAATTCTTTACACACTTCCATACCATCCATTTTCGGAAGCATTAAATCTAATATAATTAAATCTGGGCGTTCTGTTGTCGCTTTTTGAAGCGCCATTTCTCCATCCATCGCTGTTATAACTTCAAACCCAGCTTGTTGTAGATTAAATTCAATTAAAGTTAAGATAAATTCCTCATCATCAACTACTAAAATACGATTGTTCATTCTTTTCCTCCAAGTTATAGACTTGAAACCTTCTTCATCCTAGTATTTTCCCCGTTATTCTCATCATACTAGAAAACAAGGTCCCTCTCAATATAATTGTCTATACATGGAGCTCATTTGTATCAAACTGAGGAAAATAGAAGTAATTACAGCTCACCTTCAGCTACACAGGATTTTGCCAAACTTTATAGATTGCTCTCTCTTTTTTAAAGCTCACTTCCGTATGAACTGTAAAATCTTGATTTTGCGCTAGGAAAAACGAAAGAGCATACGCTATTTTATAATCTGGTGTTTCATATCCATCAAATACTCTCCCGTACATTTCATTCACGATTGAATCTGCCCATACTTCAGATTCTCTTATCGTTTCAAAAATAATGTCTTCTCGCTTCCACTTCATCTTAAAAAACCACCCCTTTCATTGACTTCAATCACCAATAAATATATCATTAATTTAAATATATAAATAAATACGATTTGGAGGCTATTATGCGGATATTACTACCTATTTTAACTTTATTAGCAACATGTTTCCTT includes these proteins:
- the phoP gene encoding two-component system response regulator PhoP, which gives rise to MNNRILVVDDEEFILTLIEFNLQQAGFEVITAMDGEMALQKATTERPDLIILDLMLPKMDGMEVCKELRLQRVMTPILMLTAKDDEFDKVLGLELGADDYMTKPFSPREVVARVKAILRRTKLQQEEQVKEASDEESITIAELKILPEFYEAYFQGRKLELTPKEFELLVYLAKNKSRVLTRDQLLSAVWNYDFAGDTRIVDVHISHLRDKIEQNTKKPTYIKTIRGLGYKLEEPKGDE
- the polA gene encoding DNA polymerase I codes for the protein MEKKVVLVDGNNIAYRAFFALPLLNNDKGIHTNAIYGFTMMLMRILEEEKPTHMLVAFDAGKTTFRHKTYSEYKGGRQKTPPELSEQFPFIREMLDAFNVPRYELENYEADDIMGTLAKEASEQGFHVKVISGDKDLLQLVSENTLVCIPRKGITEVDEYTKEALFEKYSLSPKQIIDMKGLMGDQSDNIPGVPGVGEKTAIKLLTQFETVEAVYENIDQVSGKKLKEKLEANKDQALMSKDLATIITDAPITVHVDDMEYKGYEASDVIPMFENLGFTSLLNKLGVTPEETTPAELDDITFDIVEEVTEEMLQQDSALIVEVQEDNYHRADIQGFGIQNENGCYFIQTDIALKSDAFKEWLADGEMRKHTFDAKRAIVALKWNGIDMQGIDFDLLIAAYLLDPADTDKDFRTVAKMKETHAVKSDEEVYGKGAKRAVPELEVVAEHVARKVHVLYDVKQTFVEELQKNEQYELFTELELPLARVLADMEVKGVKVDTERLRNMGEELAGRLKEMEQEIYKLAGTEFNINSPKQLGVILFENLNLPVIKKTKTGYSTSADVLEKLMDRHEIIPNILHYRQLGKLNSTYIEGLLKVVHEESSKIHTRFNQVLTQTGRLSSTDPNLQNIPIRLEEGRKIRQAFVPSEEGWIMYAADYSQIELRVLAHIANDKGLVDAFQHDMDIHTKTAMDVFGVEKDEVTSNMRRQAKAVNFGIVYGISDYGLSQNLGITRKAAAEFIEKYLESFPGVQDYMSDIVKDAKQKGYVATLLNRRRYIPEITSRNFNLRSFAERTAMNTPIQGTAADIIKKAMIIMADRLEEEGLQARLLLQVHDELIFEAPQEEIEKLEKLVPEVMEHAIELVVPLKVDYSYGPTWYDAK
- the phoR gene encoding sensory box histidine kinase PhoR gives rise to the protein MNKFRSRLLFTFVSLIVFILVGLGLLLETVFENYYIDHAKERMVKETEYVAVLAEEQGFDDVLKNPYVFEKLEEKIQASIVFVDEKKKVQYSGGEQSAFSQGIIKELTSETTKQRNKVITKETDQNNEFYHAVFVQDVAGKQGYILVKSTIEPLKSVHQKTWGLLIIGFVIACLVVVFLGMKITGQYIRPIESVTKVAIELAKGNYKARAYESHSDETGMLSKAINILARNLQEMTLEQEMQQDRLHTLIENMGSGMILIDSRGYINLVNRSYKETFHVTDEEYLDRLYYESFHHTEIIELVEEIFMTEVKVRKQMLLPLGIERKHFEVYGAPIIGTNHEWKGIVLVFHDITELKKLEQMRKDFLANVSHELKTPITSIKGFSETLLDGAMDNKKFCEHFLHIILKESERMQGLIEDLLDLSKIEQQGFKLSMGTVDMKGLLEDIHMVLDNKAGEKEISLQVNALKGVSVIGDPSRLKQIFINLMNNAIVYTPAGGVVSVELAEDKYNAYIKVLDTGIGISKDEIPRIFERFYRVDKARSRNTGGTGLGLSIVKHLVEAHHGTITVDSEVGEGTTFTVVLPKSATEK